One part of the [Pantoea] beijingensis genome encodes these proteins:
- a CDS encoding MliC family protein, with protein sequence MKKQLAIGAVVLTLSGCGLMSSQSHEEVQTLHYLCGTMPLTVTQDNSRQQVSFIMDGTPLKLKQVVAASGSRYTDGNYVFWSKGDAAFIQRNDKIIVNDCQRQSAG encoded by the coding sequence ATGAAGAAACAACTGGCGATTGGCGCGGTGGTGCTTACTCTTTCGGGCTGTGGATTGATGTCATCCCAATCGCACGAAGAGGTTCAGACGTTGCATTATCTCTGCGGCACAATGCCCCTGACGGTGACTCAGGACAATAGCCGCCAGCAGGTTAGTTTTATTATGGATGGCACACCGTTGAAGCTTAAACAGGTCGTTGCCGCTTCCGGTAGCCGCTATACCGATGGCAACTATGTATTCTGGTCTAAAGGGGATGCCGCTTTTATTCAGCGTAATGACAAAATTATCGTTAATGATTGTCAGCGACAATCAGCCGGTTAA
- the tyrS gene encoding tyrosine--tRNA ligase — protein MASSNLIQQLQERGLVAQVTDEDALAARLAQGPIGLYCGFDPTADSLHLGHLVPLLCLKRFQDAGHKPVALVGGATGMIGDPSFKAAERKLNTAETVNEWVDKIRKQVAPFLDFDCGSNSAIAANNYDWFGSMNVLTFLRDIGKHFSVNQMINKEAVKQRLNRDDQGISFTEFSYNLLQGYDFACLNERHDVVLQIGGSDQWGNITSGIDLTRRLHQNQVFGLTVPLITKSDGTKFGKTEGGAVWLDAKKTSPYKFYQFWINTADADVYRFLKFFTFMSVEEIAALEEEDKTSGKAPRAQYVLAEQVTKLVHGENGLTAAKRITQSLFSGSLTDMTEADFEQLAQDGMPTIMLTAEDDLQQALVNAELVPSRGQARTMIGSNAVTVNGEKQSDAEYRFNQVDKLFGRFTLLRRGKKHYCLACWK, from the coding sequence ATGGCCAGCAGTAACCTGATTCAACAATTGCAAGAGCGGGGCTTAGTTGCCCAGGTAACGGATGAAGACGCGTTAGCAGCACGACTGGCGCAGGGGCCAATCGGTCTCTATTGCGGTTTCGATCCGACTGCCGACAGCTTGCATTTGGGCCATCTGGTGCCATTGCTTTGCCTGAAGCGTTTTCAGGATGCCGGCCACAAGCCGGTTGCACTGGTTGGTGGTGCGACGGGAATGATTGGCGATCCTAGCTTCAAAGCAGCCGAACGTAAGCTGAATACCGCAGAAACGGTAAACGAATGGGTTGATAAAATCCGTAAGCAAGTTGCACCGTTCCTTGATTTTGATTGCGGCAGCAACAGCGCGATTGCCGCCAATAACTACGACTGGTTTGGCAGCATGAACGTTCTGACCTTCCTGCGTGATATTGGTAAGCATTTCTCTGTTAATCAAATGATTAATAAAGAGGCGGTGAAGCAACGTCTGAACCGTGACGATCAGGGCATCTCTTTTACCGAATTCTCTTATAACCTGCTGCAAGGCTATGACTTTGCCTGCCTCAATGAGCGCCATGATGTTGTGTTGCAGATTGGGGGTTCCGACCAGTGGGGCAACATCACGTCCGGCATCGACTTAACCCGCCGTTTGCATCAAAATCAAGTCTTTGGTTTGACCGTACCGTTAATCACCAAATCTGATGGGACGAAGTTCGGCAAAACCGAAGGCGGTGCGGTGTGGCTGGATGCGAAGAAAACCAGCCCATACAAATTTTACCAGTTCTGGATTAATACCGCTGATGCGGATGTATATCGTTTCCTGAAGTTTTTCACTTTTATGAGCGTTGAAGAGATCGCTGCACTGGAAGAGGAAGACAAAACCAGCGGTAAGGCTCCACGTGCGCAATACGTGCTGGCTGAACAGGTCACAAAGTTGGTGCATGGCGAGAACGGCCTGACGGCAGCTAAACGCATCACACAGAGCCTGTTTTCTGGTTCATTGACCGATATGACTGAGGCAGACTTCGAGCAGCTGGCGCAGGACGGTATGCCGACCATTATGCTGACAGCGGAAGACGACCTGCAACAGGCGCTGGTCAACGCGGAGTTGGTCCCGTCTCGCGGGCAGGCGCGCACCATGATTGGCTCGAATGCGGTCACCGTGAATGGCGAAAAACAATCTGATGCCGAATATCGTTTTAATCAAGTTGACAAACTATTTGGCCGTTTCACGCTACTTCGCCGCGGTAAAAAACACTACTGTCTGGCGTGCTGGAAATAA
- the slyA gene encoding transcriptional regulator SlyA, whose protein sequence is MKLDTPLGTDLARLVRIWRALIDQRLKPLELTQTHWVTLHNIHQLPPEQSQIQLAKAIGIEQPSLVRTLDQLEEKGLITRCICTNDRRAKRIKLTKESEPIISEVEHVIDATRDDILSGISDQEVKQLVTLIARLEKNILELQNKDE, encoded by the coding sequence ATGAAATTGGACACGCCACTAGGAACGGATCTGGCACGTTTAGTGCGCATTTGGCGCGCTTTGATAGATCAGCGGCTTAAACCGCTGGAATTGACGCAAACTCACTGGGTTACGCTGCATAACATCCATCAGTTGCCGCCAGAGCAGTCGCAGATCCAGCTGGCTAAGGCGATTGGTATTGAACAACCGTCGTTGGTACGCACGCTGGATCAGTTGGAAGAGAAGGGGTTGATTACCCGTTGTATTTGTACCAATGACCGACGTGCTAAACGTATCAAATTGACCAAAGAGTCTGAACCTATCATCAGTGAAGTTGAGCACGTTATTGACGCAACCCGTGATGATATCTTATCGGGAATTTCCGATCAGGAAGTCAAACAGTTGGTGACATTGATCGCTCGCCTTGAGAAAAACATCCTTGAACTACAAAATAAAGACGAATGA
- the anmK gene encoding anhydro-N-acetylmuramic acid kinase, which translates to MKSGRYIGVMSGTSLDGIDVVLAAINEEMVVQQASYCHPIPLDIRQAILAICQGQNLTLSQLGQLDTRLGKLFAEAVLAMLSQHRLEPDDVTAIGCHGQTVWHEPQSDAPNTLQIGDNNQIAAASGITVVGDFRRRDMALGGQGAPLVPAFHHALLMHPDERRMVLNIGGIANLSLLIPGTPVRGYDTGPGNMLVDAWIWRQQGKTYDNDGEWASGGSVVLPLLHSMLADPWFSLPAPKSTGREYFNLSWVEKQLQRFPGLSPQDVQTTLVELTAISVAEQVMLSGGCERLLVCGGGRRNPVLMARLSTHLAGTEVMMTDQVGISGDDMEALAFAWLAYRTLSGQPGNLPSVTGARCASVLGAIYPASRS; encoded by the coding sequence ATGAAATCAGGGCGTTATATAGGTGTGATGTCCGGTACGAGCCTCGATGGTATTGATGTGGTTTTGGCAGCAATTAATGAAGAAATGGTCGTGCAGCAGGCAAGTTACTGCCATCCTATCCCCCTCGATATTCGGCAGGCGATCCTGGCGATTTGCCAGGGACAAAACCTCACGCTTTCTCAGCTAGGCCAGTTGGATACGCGATTGGGTAAGCTTTTTGCTGAAGCTGTATTAGCGATGCTGAGTCAACACAGGCTGGAGCCTGATGACGTTACGGCGATAGGCTGTCACGGGCAAACTGTCTGGCATGAACCGCAAAGTGATGCGCCGAACACCCTGCAAATTGGAGATAACAACCAGATCGCTGCTGCCAGTGGTATTACCGTCGTCGGTGATTTCCGACGCCGTGATATGGCACTAGGCGGGCAGGGCGCACCACTGGTTCCGGCATTCCATCATGCGCTGCTGATGCATCCGGATGAACGGCGGATGGTCCTGAATATTGGCGGTATCGCCAATTTATCGCTGCTCATTCCGGGGACGCCTGTTCGGGGCTATGACACCGGACCTGGCAACATGCTGGTGGATGCCTGGATTTGGCGTCAGCAGGGCAAAACATACGATAATGATGGCGAATGGGCCAGCGGCGGCAGTGTGGTTTTGCCCCTATTACACTCGATGCTGGCCGACCCATGGTTTTCGCTGCCGGCACCGAAAAGTACGGGGCGCGAGTATTTCAATCTTAGCTGGGTCGAAAAACAGTTACAGCGTTTTCCTGGGCTATCGCCACAGGATGTCCAGACGACACTGGTGGAACTGACAGCGATATCGGTTGCCGAACAGGTGATGCTAAGCGGAGGATGCGAACGTCTGCTGGTCTGTGGTGGAGGGCGGCGTAACCCGGTGTTAATGGCACGCCTTTCCACGCACTTAGCTGGCACCGAAGTGATGATGACCGATCAGGTCGGCATCAGCGGTGATGATATGGAGGCGCTGGCCTTCGCATGGCTGGCTTATCGTACACTCTCCGGGCAACCCGGTAATTTGCCTTCGGTAACCGGTGCCCGGTGCGCAAGTGTATTGGGTGCAATTTATCCTGCAAGTCGAAGCTGA
- a CDS encoding glycine zipper 2TM domain-containing protein: protein MIKHLLIVALAGMTLAGCTNTDTLSGDVYSANEAKQVQSVTYGTLVSVRPVKIQGGDESNVIGAIGGAVLGGFLGNTIGGGAGRSLATAGGAVLGGVAGQGVQGAINKADGVELEIRKDDGNTILVVQKQAASRYAVGQRVMMASNGSQVTVSPR, encoded by the coding sequence ATGATTAAGCATTTACTTATCGTGGCATTAGCGGGGATGACGCTGGCAGGATGTACCAATACCGACACGCTTTCCGGTGATGTTTATAGCGCGAATGAAGCTAAACAGGTACAAAGCGTCACTTACGGTACGCTCGTTTCCGTCCGTCCGGTTAAAATCCAGGGCGGCGATGAAAGCAATGTCATCGGCGCTATTGGTGGTGCAGTGCTGGGTGGATTCCTCGGGAATACCATCGGTGGTGGTGCCGGACGCAGTCTGGCCACTGCGGGTGGCGCTGTGCTTGGTGGTGTAGCAGGCCAGGGCGTACAAGGTGCGATAAACAAAGCCGATGGCGTTGAGCTTGAAATCCGCAAAGACGACGGCAATACCATTCTGGTCGTGCAGAAACAGGCGGCAAGCCGCTATGCGGTTGGCCAGCGTGTAATGATGGCTTCAAACGGCAGCCAGGTGACCGTCTCCCCTCGCTAA
- the pdxH gene encoding pyridoxamine 5'-phosphate oxidase produces the protein MTESDNLQQIAHLRREYTRGGLRRNDLPDEPLSLFERWLRQACDAQLPDPTAMSVATVDENGQPWQRIVLLKHYDEKGMVFYTNLGSRKARQLENNPRISLLFPWHMLERQVMVAGSVEKLSTLEVLRYFHSRPRDSQIGAWVSKQSSRISARGVLESKFLELKQKFQQGEVPLPSFWGGFRVKIDSMEFWQGGEHRLHDRFFYQRLAEGWKIDRLAP, from the coding sequence ATGACCGAAAGCGATAATTTGCAACAAATTGCCCATCTGCGCCGTGAATATACGCGGGGTGGGTTGCGGCGTAACGATCTTCCTGATGAACCGCTGTCGCTCTTTGAGCGTTGGTTACGTCAGGCGTGCGACGCGCAGTTGCCCGATCCTACCGCTATGTCCGTTGCGACCGTTGATGAAAACGGGCAGCCGTGGCAGCGTATTGTGCTGCTTAAGCACTACGATGAAAAAGGAATGGTATTTTATACCAATCTTGGCAGCCGTAAGGCTCGGCAGTTAGAAAACAATCCCCGCATCAGCCTGCTATTTCCATGGCATATGCTGGAGCGTCAGGTCATGGTTGCCGGTAGTGTAGAAAAATTATCGACATTGGAAGTCCTGCGCTATTTTCACAGTCGCCCACGCGATAGCCAGATTGGTGCCTGGGTTTCGAAACAATCGAGCCGTATTTCAGCACGAGGCGTACTGGAGAGTAAATTTCTCGAACTTAAGCAAAAATTTCAGCAGGGTGAGGTGCCGTTGCCCAGTTTTTGGGGGGGCTTTCGTGTGAAAATCGACTCGATGGAGTTTTGGCAAGGTGGTGAGCACCGCTTGCATGACCGTTTCTTTTACCAGCGTTTAGCTGAAGGTTGGAAAATCGACCGGTTAGCGCCCTGA
- a CDS encoding DUF1656 domain-containing protein — translation MATTLISSAAPLTDLVFGASLFFPPIFKAVLLGFFIWLLLHPLLRGWLYSGEIWHPTLMDLSLFVLCVSVSLWWISRG, via the coding sequence GTGGCAACAACGCTAATAAGCTCCGCTGCTCCCCTCACCGACTTAGTTTTTGGCGCATCGCTGTTTTTTCCTCCCATTTTTAAAGCGGTACTGCTGGGATTCTTTATCTGGCTATTGTTGCATCCTCTCCTACGAGGTTGGCTCTACTCCGGTGAAATCTGGCATCCTACATTAATGGATCTTTCTCTGTTTGTGCTTTGTGTCAGTGTCTCCTTGTGGTGGATTAGTCGCGGATAA
- a CDS encoding aldo/keto reductase encodes MLQRLSIAPQGPMFSRLIMGYWRLMEWGMTPQQLVTFIEQHLELGVTTVDHADIYGDYQCEAEFGKALRLAPALRQRLELVTKCGIATKANPENKIGHYITEKSHIIASAENSLRYFNTDYLDLLLIHRPDPLMDADDVAEAFIELHQSGKVKHLGVSNFTPGQFSLLQSRLPFGLVTNQLEISPLHQPLILDGTLDQCQQARIKPMAWSCLGGGRLFSDDAYQPLRDELSAVMQETGADNIEQVVYAWVMRLPSQPLPIIGSGKIERVRAALRSTEISLSRQQWFRIRKAALGYDVP; translated from the coding sequence ATGTTACAACGTTTATCAATTGCGCCGCAGGGCCCCATGTTCTCGCGACTGATTATGGGTTATTGGCGTTTGATGGAGTGGGGCATGACGCCGCAACAACTGGTGACCTTTATTGAACAGCATCTTGAGCTGGGTGTAACGACCGTCGATCATGCTGACATTTATGGTGATTACCAGTGTGAAGCCGAGTTTGGCAAAGCGTTGCGTCTTGCGCCAGCGTTGCGCCAGCGGCTTGAGCTCGTAACGAAATGCGGTATCGCGACCAAAGCCAACCCTGAGAACAAAATTGGTCATTACATTACCGAAAAATCACATATCATCGCCAGCGCTGAAAATTCCCTGCGTTATTTTAATACAGATTATCTCGATCTTTTACTGATCCACCGTCCCGACCCGCTGATGGATGCGGATGACGTGGCGGAAGCCTTTATTGAGCTACATCAGAGTGGCAAAGTTAAGCACCTGGGTGTGTCTAATTTTACACCGGGGCAGTTTTCACTACTGCAATCACGGTTACCGTTTGGCCTGGTGACGAATCAACTGGAAATTTCTCCACTGCATCAGCCGCTAATACTGGATGGTACGCTCGATCAGTGCCAACAGGCACGTATTAAGCCGATGGCGTGGTCCTGCCTTGGCGGAGGTCGGCTTTTTAGCGATGATGCTTACCAGCCGCTGCGTGACGAACTTAGCGCGGTAATGCAGGAGACGGGAGCGGACAATATTGAACAGGTAGTCTATGCGTGGGTCATGCGCCTGCCTTCCCAGCCGCTACCCATTATCGGCTCCGGCAAAATTGAACGCGTCCGTGCGGCATTGCGCTCAACGGAAATCAGCCTATCGCGGCAGCAATGGTTTCGCATCCGTAAAGCAGCCCTTGGTTATGATGTCCCCTGA
- a CDS encoding DUF1289 domain-containing protein, protein MAEQLEFFPVPSPCRGICQSDERGYCRGCMRSRDERFNWIKFSDAQKREVLRLCRQRFQRLQRGGKNAVQDDPDQPSLF, encoded by the coding sequence GTGGCCGAACAGCTTGAGTTTTTCCCGGTTCCCAGTCCGTGCCGGGGGATATGCCAGTCTGACGAGCGTGGCTATTGCCGCGGTTGCATGCGCAGTCGCGATGAGCGCTTTAACTGGATCAAATTCAGTGATGCACAAAAACGTGAGGTTTTGCGTTTGTGTCGTCAACGTTTTCAGCGTCTTCAGCGCGGTGGCAAAAACGCCGTGCAGGATGATCCGGACCAACCCTCACTATTCTGA
- the sodC gene encoding superoxide dismutase family protein, which yields MKGYGLAAAALLVWGSAQAASQIVELHSVTEQGIGQSLGSVRIDETEYGLMFTPHLNSLPPGIHGFHVHAKGSCEPAMTDGNMTAAGAAGGHFDPQNSGKHLGPYQDGHAGDLPALFVTSDGMATYPLLAPRIKKLSEISNKALMVHAGGDNHADHPKPLGGGGARFACGVIK from the coding sequence ATGAAAGGTTATGGTTTAGCAGCCGCTGCATTGCTGGTATGGGGCTCCGCGCAGGCCGCGAGTCAAATCGTTGAATTACATAGTGTAACCGAACAGGGTATCGGGCAGTCTCTCGGTAGCGTCAGGATTGATGAAACCGAGTATGGCCTGATGTTTACTCCGCATCTTAATTCGCTTCCCCCCGGCATTCATGGGTTTCACGTCCATGCGAAAGGGAGTTGCGAACCCGCGATGACCGACGGCAACATGACGGCAGCAGGGGCGGCGGGAGGACATTTCGACCCACAAAATAGTGGTAAGCATCTTGGCCCCTATCAGGATGGCCATGCAGGCGATCTTCCCGCACTATTTGTGACCTCAGATGGAATGGCAACCTATCCACTACTGGCTCCGCGCATCAAAAAACTGTCTGAAATCTCCAATAAAGCGTTAATGGTGCATGCGGGTGGTGATAATCACGCCGATCACCCCAAGCCTCTTGGCGGTGGCGGTGCGCGCTTCGCCTGCGGGGTTATCAAATAA
- a CDS encoding HlyD family secretion protein, which translates to MRLNSLKYFSTVIVFAAALCAGWWLWNYYMQSPWTRDGKVRAELVDITSQVSGRITQLQVKDNQFVRKGSLLFTLDDEPYRIALLNAQAQLSKAQADLAKAQHEAARRRGLPHNVISAEDLDAANLNANSMAASEKAAQAMLEQAQWNLQQTHVYAPVDGWITNLSLRPGNYATSGSPVFALVDSHSFYIVGYFEETKLRHIRQGARADIVLYSNDRRLEGKVESIGRAIYDQSVETDSGLVPDIKPNVPWVRLAQRVPVRIALTQVPEAVPLVAGTTATVTILP; encoded by the coding sequence ATGAGACTGAATAGCTTAAAATATTTTTCTACCGTGATTGTTTTCGCTGCTGCGCTGTGTGCTGGCTGGTGGTTGTGGAATTACTATATGCAATCACCGTGGACGCGTGATGGTAAGGTCAGGGCTGAACTGGTCGATATTACGTCTCAGGTTTCGGGGCGAATTACTCAGTTGCAGGTTAAAGATAATCAATTCGTACGAAAAGGTAGCCTGCTCTTCACCCTTGACGACGAGCCATACCGCATTGCCTTGCTTAATGCACAGGCGCAGCTCAGCAAAGCACAGGCAGACCTGGCCAAAGCTCAGCATGAGGCCGCGCGTCGGCGCGGTTTGCCGCATAACGTTATCTCCGCCGAGGATTTGGACGCCGCTAACCTGAACGCCAATTCAATGGCTGCCTCTGAAAAAGCGGCACAGGCAATGCTGGAACAGGCGCAGTGGAATCTACAACAAACACATGTCTATGCGCCTGTTGACGGCTGGATAACCAATCTATCCCTGCGTCCTGGTAACTACGCAACCAGCGGTTCACCAGTTTTTGCGTTGGTTGATAGCCATTCCTTTTATATTGTTGGTTACTTTGAAGAGACCAAACTACGGCATATTCGTCAGGGTGCCAGAGCAGATATCGTCTTGTACAGCAACGACCGGCGACTGGAAGGGAAAGTGGAAAGCATTGGTCGTGCAATTTACGATCAAAGTGTAGAAACGGACAGCGGTCTGGTCCCTGATATCAAACCGAATGTTCCGTGGGTTCGCCTGGCCCAACGCGTACCGGTACGCATTGCATTGACGCAGGTACCTGAGGCTGTGCCGCTGGTTGCAGGTACAACAGCCACCGTCACTATCCTGCCGTAG
- a CDS encoding FUSC family protein — protein sequence MNLNWLEWKQLPWFKATGGQWRYALRNTIAMCLALSIAYALDLDEPYWAMTSAAVVSFPTVGGVIGKSLGRIAGSLLGAGAALLIAGHTLNEPWLFTLTIAGWLALCTWISNHYQNNVAYAFSLSGYTAAIIAFSMVNVTDIGSLWEITQARVCEVISGILCGGFMMMVLPSTSDGETLIASLNDMHGKILQHASLLLQKETTENIRTAHEKVISQILTMNLLRIQAFWSHYRFRRQNNVLNYILHQQLRLTSVISSLRRMLVNWPDPPEVLFSALQQLLIELSRSDCDKYRLARILQNAAPGVEGDYRHRAFWHRLRYFCWMYLNLSRWLRQFSRADATVRLSPPPVAALARHTDSAEASWSALRTFCVIVLGCTFWINTQWDAGSSALTLTAISCVLYSSAPSPTSSTTLLLKTLLLLSVFSFMMKFGVMVQIDRLWQFLILLFPLLITLQLFKLQQKARAGLWGQFIVFMGSFLAVTNPPVYDYQSFLNDNLAKVCGVLLAWLAFQILRPSSDKRKSRRNIRALRREFLDQLGRRPQLSESRFESKIYHRISQLNNSRDEHARVWLLRWGVVLLNCSHIVWQLRDWHATSPALANIRDASLRGLHQIISERGVHHSSLDETLDALQSMIDALLAGHDSGAQELAGILWRLFCSLSQLKQALPASAQASST from the coding sequence ATGAATCTCAACTGGCTGGAATGGAAGCAGCTCCCCTGGTTCAAAGCGACCGGGGGCCAATGGCGTTATGCCCTTCGTAACACGATTGCCATGTGCCTGGCATTAAGTATCGCCTACGCGCTCGATCTGGATGAGCCCTACTGGGCAATGACCTCCGCGGCGGTTGTTAGCTTTCCTACAGTAGGTGGTGTGATAGGCAAGAGTCTGGGGCGGATTGCCGGGAGCTTACTGGGCGCGGGCGCGGCGTTATTGATTGCCGGACACACGCTCAATGAACCCTGGTTATTCACCCTGACTATCGCCGGGTGGCTGGCGCTGTGTACCTGGATTTCAAATCACTATCAAAATAATGTGGCTTACGCTTTCTCGCTTTCCGGTTATACCGCTGCCATTATCGCTTTCAGCATGGTTAACGTCACGGATATTGGCAGCCTGTGGGAAATTACTCAGGCGCGCGTTTGCGAAGTCATTTCGGGGATTCTTTGCGGTGGCTTTATGATGATGGTGCTACCAAGCACCTCAGATGGTGAGACGCTGATCGCCTCGCTGAACGATATGCACGGGAAAATTCTGCAGCACGCCAGTTTGTTACTGCAAAAGGAGACGACCGAGAATATTCGCACGGCGCACGAAAAGGTCATTAGCCAGATTCTGACGATGAACCTACTGCGTATTCAGGCCTTCTGGAGCCACTACCGATTCCGACGGCAGAACAATGTGCTTAATTATATCCTGCATCAACAATTGCGATTGACCAGCGTTATATCCAGCCTGCGCCGGATGCTTGTGAACTGGCCTGACCCGCCTGAAGTTCTGTTCAGCGCCCTGCAACAGTTGCTGATCGAGTTGTCACGCAGCGATTGTGATAAGTATCGTCTGGCGCGTATCTTACAAAATGCCGCGCCGGGCGTGGAGGGTGACTACCGCCATCGCGCATTTTGGCATCGCCTGCGTTATTTTTGCTGGATGTACCTTAATTTGAGTCGCTGGCTACGTCAGTTTTCCCGGGCTGATGCCACTGTGCGTCTTTCGCCACCGCCGGTCGCCGCGCTGGCTCGCCACACCGATAGCGCAGAGGCCAGTTGGAGTGCGCTTCGTACTTTTTGCGTCATTGTCCTGGGCTGTACCTTCTGGATTAACACCCAGTGGGATGCAGGCAGCTCCGCACTTACCCTCACTGCCATCAGCTGTGTGCTTTACTCTTCAGCACCCTCGCCAACTAGCAGTACAACGCTACTATTAAAAACGCTTCTGCTGCTTTCAGTTTTTAGTTTTATGATGAAATTCGGCGTGATGGTTCAAATCGATCGGCTATGGCAGTTTTTAATCCTGCTCTTTCCGCTGTTAATCACGCTACAGCTGTTTAAGTTGCAGCAAAAAGCGCGGGCGGGCCTGTGGGGACAGTTTATTGTATTTATGGGCTCATTTCTGGCTGTGACCAACCCTCCGGTCTATGACTATCAGAGTTTCCTGAATGATAATCTGGCGAAGGTCTGTGGCGTTTTGCTCGCCTGGCTGGCGTTTCAAATTCTGCGCCCCAGTTCAGATAAGCGTAAAAGTCGACGCAATATCCGCGCGCTACGTCGCGAGTTTCTTGACCAGCTCGGACGCCGACCACAGCTTAGCGAAAGCCGATTTGAGTCAAAGATTTATCACCGAATTAGTCAGTTAAATAACAGCCGGGATGAGCACGCCCGCGTTTGGCTCCTGCGCTGGGGGGTGGTATTGCTTAACTGCTCACATATCGTCTGGCAGTTGCGTGACTGGCACGCTACGTCGCCAGCGTTGGCAAATATCCGTGATGCCAGCCTGCGAGGACTGCACCAGATTATCAGCGAGCGCGGCGTCCATCATTCATCACTTGATGAAACGCTTGATGCGCTACAAAGCATGATTGACGCCCTGCTCGCCGGACACGATAGCGGTGCCCAGGAGCTGGCAGGCATACTATGGCGTCTGTTCTGCTCATTATCACAATTAAAGCAGGCGCTGCCAGCAAGCGCGCAAGCCAGCAGTACTTAA